Proteins encoded within one genomic window of Kibdelosporangium phytohabitans:
- a CDS encoding AfsR/SARP family transcriptional regulator: protein MDFRLLGPVRLHAAGKAVEVGEPRRQAVLAVLLIDAGRTVDVDVLVDRVWGEAPPKHVRRSLQAHITRIRRALEQADPDGAQVVRDSGGYRITIRPQQVDVFRFRSAFQDHPTDAAALRAALLLWQGEPLAGLRGPWVERTRTALRHEYVAAVVAWAEAEIRGGNPLATIARLTELADEHPLQEMAAAALMRALYAVGRGADALARYERIRLALRDELGADPGPELVAVHQAVLHHDLRPRHVTPAQLPADVAAFTGRAEQLAQLDRFTGGTSRTSVVVCVTGTAGAGKTATVVHWGHQVRDRFPDGQLYLDLCGYDPGEPMPSTDALAVLLTALLPAGTEIPLMPAERAARFRTEVAARRMLVVLDNAASVEQVRPLLPGTPMCAVVITSRDSLAGLVALHGAHRIEMDRLPAADAVTLLHRLIGERVDAEPEATAALAERCVRLPLTLRLAAEYAVSRSRTPLSRLVDELRAAQRTLDVLSGGSDQRAAVRAVFSWSLRQLSAEAAHAFAVLGRHPAPMFDAHALASITDRPLEQAQRSLDALVRANLVHATGSDRYGMHDLLKAYAAELDDGIDEHTALDGAYRYYIAAIAAAMNCLYPGEAHRRPSVADSKYPIPVFSDAHEARDWLDTELPAVQALVAHAATHGWPEHAATLSALLFRFLEGHQETAALAINGHARDAAHAAGDHIAEANARIALGGLHKQAGRTKLATAEIWAAYSLFGEVADVLGQARAVGNVGMIEESTGRYLPASDYYTTALALFQQAEDVTGQAHMLTRLGTVEVRIGSESAAHHLRQAMELHRQAGHRFGEAWVKIGMGELAATEGRPADAIQLHTEAADLFGQLGHQYSEAWAIDGLGRAEALCGRLSDATNHHRQALGLFRQHGDRIGESWALNGLGEALHARGHEAAARDNHADALAMATRTGCREQIARAHRGLARAATGATARHHHEHAIAIYTELGLRHVVREQVADDNER, encoded by the coding sequence GTGGATTTCCGGCTCCTGGGACCGGTTCGCCTGCACGCGGCCGGAAAAGCCGTCGAGGTCGGCGAACCGCGACGGCAGGCGGTGCTTGCCGTCCTGCTGATCGACGCGGGCCGCACCGTCGACGTCGACGTGCTGGTCGACCGGGTGTGGGGCGAGGCGCCGCCCAAGCACGTGCGGCGCTCGCTGCAGGCGCACATCACCCGGATCCGGCGTGCTCTCGAACAGGCCGATCCCGATGGGGCGCAAGTGGTTCGCGACTCCGGCGGGTACCGCATCACGATCCGGCCGCAGCAGGTCGACGTGTTCCGGTTCCGCAGCGCGTTCCAGGATCATCCCACCGATGCCGCCGCGCTGCGTGCGGCTCTCCTGCTGTGGCAGGGTGAACCGCTCGCGGGGTTGCGTGGCCCCTGGGTGGAACGCACGCGCACGGCGTTGCGCCACGAGTACGTGGCCGCGGTCGTGGCGTGGGCCGAGGCGGAGATTCGTGGCGGCAACCCGCTGGCGACGATCGCCCGGCTGACTGAGCTCGCCGACGAACACCCGTTGCAGGAAATGGCTGCCGCGGCGTTGATGCGCGCGCTTTACGCCGTCGGCCGCGGCGCCGACGCACTGGCCCGCTACGAGCGGATCCGGCTGGCGTTGCGCGACGAACTCGGCGCCGACCCAGGCCCCGAACTCGTGGCCGTGCACCAGGCAGTGTTGCACCACGACCTGCGGCCAAGGCATGTGACACCCGCCCAGTTGCCGGCGGACGTCGCCGCGTTCACCGGCAGGGCGGAACAACTGGCCCAATTGGACCGGTTCACAGGCGGGACGTCCCGGACATCGGTGGTCGTGTGTGTCACCGGCACGGCTGGGGCGGGCAAAACGGCAACGGTCGTGCATTGGGGGCATCAGGTCCGCGACCGGTTCCCGGATGGACAGCTGTACCTGGACCTGTGCGGGTACGACCCGGGCGAGCCGATGCCGTCCACCGACGCGCTGGCCGTACTGCTGACCGCGTTGCTGCCCGCGGGCACGGAGATCCCGCTCATGCCGGCCGAACGCGCCGCCCGGTTCCGTACGGAAGTCGCGGCACGGCGAATGCTTGTCGTGCTGGACAATGCGGCGAGCGTGGAACAGGTCCGGCCGCTGCTGCCGGGCACGCCCATGTGCGCGGTCGTGATCACCAGCCGCGACTCACTCGCCGGTCTCGTGGCACTGCACGGCGCCCACCGCATCGAAATGGACCGGCTGCCCGCGGCGGACGCGGTCACATTGCTGCACCGGCTCATCGGTGAACGTGTCGACGCCGAGCCAGAGGCGACCGCGGCGCTCGCCGAGCGGTGCGTACGGCTTCCGTTGACCTTGCGCCTGGCGGCCGAATACGCTGTTTCACGGTCACGCACCCCACTGTCCCGTTTGGTCGATGAACTGCGCGCCGCGCAACGCACACTCGATGTGCTCAGCGGCGGCAGTGACCAGCGAGCCGCTGTGCGAGCGGTGTTCTCGTGGTCACTGCGGCAACTGAGCGCCGAGGCCGCTCATGCGTTCGCCGTCCTGGGTCGTCATCCCGCGCCGATGTTCGACGCGCACGCCCTGGCGTCGATCACCGACCGGCCGCTCGAACAAGCACAGCGTTCACTGGACGCCCTTGTCCGTGCGAACTTGGTTCACGCCACCGGTTCCGACCGTTATGGCATGCACGACCTCCTCAAGGCCTACGCGGCGGAACTCGACGACGGCATCGACGAGCACACGGCACTCGACGGGGCATACCGGTACTACATCGCCGCGATCGCCGCGGCGATGAACTGTCTCTACCCGGGCGAGGCTCACCGGCGACCTTCCGTTGCCGATTCGAAGTATCCGATCCCCGTGTTCTCCGACGCGCACGAGGCACGCGACTGGCTGGACACCGAGCTGCCCGCTGTGCAGGCCCTCGTCGCCCACGCCGCGACACACGGCTGGCCCGAGCACGCGGCGACGTTGTCCGCACTGCTTTTCCGTTTCCTCGAAGGGCACCAGGAGACGGCAGCGCTGGCGATCAACGGACACGCCAGGGACGCGGCACACGCCGCCGGCGACCACATCGCCGAGGCCAACGCGCGGATCGCGTTGGGCGGGTTACACAAGCAAGCGGGCCGCACGAAGCTGGCCACCGCGGAGATATGGGCCGCGTACTCCTTGTTCGGTGAGGTCGCGGATGTCCTTGGGCAGGCACGCGCGGTGGGCAACGTCGGCATGATCGAGGAAAGCACCGGCCGGTACCTACCGGCGTCCGACTACTACACCACCGCGCTGGCGTTGTTCCAGCAGGCTGAGGACGTCACCGGCCAGGCGCACATGCTGACCCGGCTCGGCACGGTCGAAGTCCGGATCGGCAGCGAATCGGCGGCGCACCACCTCCGGCAGGCAATGGAGCTGCACAGGCAGGCCGGGCACCGCTTCGGCGAAGCGTGGGTCAAGATCGGCATGGGGGAGCTGGCCGCCACCGAAGGCAGGCCGGCCGACGCCATCCAGCTGCACACCGAGGCGGCCGACCTGTTCGGGCAGCTCGGCCACCAGTACAGCGAGGCGTGGGCCATCGACGGCCTGGGCAGGGCAGAGGCGTTGTGCGGCCGGCTGTCCGACGCCACCAACCACCACCGGCAGGCGCTCGGCCTGTTCCGTCAGCACGGTGACCGCATCGGCGAATCGTGGGCACTCAACGGACTCGGCGAAGCCCTCCACGCACGCGGCCACGAGGCCGCGGCCCGGGACAACCATGCCGACGCCCTGGCCATGGCTACCCGGACTGGTTGCCGTGAACAGATCGCACGGGCCCACCGCGGTCTCGCCCGAGCGGCCACCGGCGCCACCGCACGGCATCACCACGAGCACGCGATCGCCATCTACACCGAGCTGGGCCTCAGGCATGTCGTACGGGAGCAAGTCGCTGACGACAACGAGCGGTGA
- a CDS encoding Hsp70 family protein: protein MIEVDVDPETRYAVGLDIGDGESCLFWLDTTDPAAEAQLYERSRPVERTVLTALARRRETGEWIFGEAALLAGDAFQFVVNLKKAPVESFSTPDAVQFAQAFLDEFFSAHPEVKTSCQIMIGYPTGWPQPARDIYQRFLRTSDIPLAVLPESQSALVHVWDLRRRQPAGARQDIDNVLVIDIGSSTVDVTMVSALNPVNIPVGADLGCRDIDDELARRVTGALAGDPAFDRAMTSQDSPMLLRFVCRRAKEAQFGGHGMLVHDRPEALNPRLGAIMDHATAWLRAQDIPHLVERGWAGRLRDLLLDVRDKLEHQPEVVVLTGGGSRMPVTRRICAQLFPDASHELDDEPSFSVGRGLASAGRHRIQAMRFRRDATGVAARPEVAQALRDATVEAFATVRDQTVALLRETDPQQWGDLIESPPPGLPDAARGIEEAVDASVRPLVHQICDAYEIPHGHRDLDTRLAPDRLFISEFTQRVTEIPRASLPDVSDTDLSHATVQIGRFAMQGFAGAQGVLARLRGGIKAGGQAALIAGAMYLVFAGGSWAVQTVAGQRRRRQVLNAVATMELPGEAITTLEHELAAEIARVVGERVAPLERMVR from the coding sequence GTGATCGAGGTCGACGTCGACCCGGAGACCCGGTACGCGGTCGGTCTCGACATCGGTGACGGCGAGAGCTGCCTGTTCTGGCTGGACACCACGGATCCGGCGGCGGAAGCGCAGCTCTACGAGCGGAGCAGGCCGGTGGAACGCACAGTGCTCACCGCGCTGGCCCGGCGCCGCGAGACCGGCGAATGGATCTTCGGTGAGGCCGCGCTGCTGGCCGGGGACGCCTTCCAGTTCGTGGTGAACCTCAAGAAGGCGCCGGTCGAGTCGTTCAGCACGCCGGACGCGGTCCAGTTCGCCCAGGCCTTCCTCGACGAGTTCTTCTCGGCGCACCCCGAGGTCAAGACCAGTTGTCAGATCATGATCGGCTACCCCACCGGCTGGCCGCAGCCCGCCCGCGACATCTACCAGCGCTTCCTGCGTACCTCGGACATCCCGCTCGCGGTGCTCCCCGAGTCGCAGTCGGCGCTGGTGCACGTGTGGGACCTGCGCCGCCGCCAGCCCGCCGGTGCCAGGCAGGACATCGACAACGTCCTCGTCATCGACATCGGTTCGTCCACTGTGGACGTCACCATGGTCAGCGCGCTGAATCCGGTGAACATCCCGGTCGGCGCCGACCTCGGCTGCCGGGACATCGACGACGAACTGGCGCGGCGGGTCACCGGGGCGCTCGCCGGGGATCCGGCGTTCGACCGGGCGATGACCTCGCAGGACTCGCCGATGCTGCTCCGGTTCGTCTGCAGGCGCGCCAAGGAAGCACAGTTCGGCGGACACGGCATGCTCGTGCACGACCGGCCGGAGGCGTTGAACCCGCGCCTGGGGGCCATCATGGACCACGCGACAGCGTGGCTGCGCGCCCAGGACATCCCGCACCTGGTCGAGCGCGGGTGGGCCGGGCGGTTGCGCGACCTCCTGCTCGACGTGCGCGACAAGCTGGAGCACCAGCCTGAGGTGGTGGTGCTCACCGGCGGCGGCAGCCGGATGCCGGTCACACGGCGGATCTGCGCGCAGCTGTTCCCCGACGCTTCGCACGAACTGGACGACGAGCCGTCGTTCTCGGTCGGCCGGGGCCTGGCCAGCGCCGGGCGGCACCGGATCCAGGCCATGCGCTTCCGCCGGGACGCGACCGGTGTCGCCGCCCGGCCGGAAGTCGCCCAGGCGCTGCGGGACGCGACAGTCGAGGCATTCGCCACCGTCCGCGACCAGACAGTGGCGCTGCTGCGGGAGACCGATCCCCAACAGTGGGGCGACCTGATCGAATCACCCCCGCCAGGCTTGCCGGACGCGGCGCGCGGCATCGAGGAAGCCGTCGACGCCAGCGTCCGGCCGTTGGTGCACCAGATCTGCGACGCCTACGAGATCCCGCACGGGCACCGCGACCTGGACACGAGGCTGGCGCCCGACCGCCTGTTCATCAGCGAGTTCACGCAGCGGGTCACCGAGATCCCCCGTGCGAGCCTCCCCGACGTCTCGGACACCGACCTGTCCCACGCCACAGTGCAGATCGGCCGGTTCGCGATGCAGGGCTTCGCCGGTGCGCAGGGTGTACTGGCACGGCTGCGCGGCGGGATCAAGGCAGGCGGCCAGGCAGCGCTCATCGCCGGTGCGATGTACCTGGTGTTCGCCGGAGGTTCGTGGGCCGTGCAGACCGTGGCCGGTCAGCGCAGACGCCGCCAGGTGCTGAACGCGGTCGCCACGATGGAACTGCCGGGGGAAGCGATCACCACGCTGGAACACGAACTGGCCGCGGAGATCGCCCGAGTGGTCGGTGAACGCGTCGCGCCACTGGAACGGATGGTCCGCTGA
- a CDS encoding KAP family P-loop NTPase fold protein, whose protein sequence is MLILSDNPITDASQDEFGFRGHAEVLCRAVTEVADLPLTLAVLGPWGSGKTSFLNICRDMLRKRGMTTISFGPWKYDEREEVWHALLQTLLDELAGQVENSPDPTVRQRLGRVMGRLRRLSLTASWLLSRQLLTTLTPISITTADRQELAESWNGDKPAGPAFTDEYRAANRFERDFAEVVRELTGNAPLAVFIDDLDRCRPGTALSVLEALRIFTGDAPCVFVIAMDQGALTDAAARHFDGDQIRGRRYLEKLVHFSYHLPGVRWESLGNALRHRLRFLPDDPVIWEVIRLGFQNNPRRVRRFVGTYNLTLTMLSGAGEQSDTRIRQVAILLMLRQEHPDFFARLTTDPEIWQRFTAAVNRRLTLADDLALADRDPDLIPIMGRIADRSRFAFPPAPAADLVLTLSEVVVIAGVVPEEQP, encoded by the coding sequence ATGCTGATACTCAGTGACAACCCGATAACGGACGCCTCGCAGGACGAGTTCGGATTCCGCGGCCACGCCGAGGTGCTGTGCCGGGCGGTCACGGAGGTCGCGGATCTCCCGCTCACCCTCGCCGTGCTCGGGCCGTGGGGTTCGGGGAAGACCAGTTTCCTCAATATCTGCCGCGATATGCTGCGCAAACGGGGAATGACGACGATCAGCTTCGGCCCGTGGAAATACGACGAGCGCGAGGAAGTGTGGCACGCGCTGTTGCAGACGCTGCTCGACGAGCTCGCCGGCCAGGTGGAGAACTCCCCGGATCCGACTGTCCGGCAACGGCTTGGCCGGGTGATGGGACGACTGCGCCGGTTGAGCCTGACGGCCAGCTGGCTGCTGTCCCGGCAGCTGCTGACCACGCTCACCCCGATCTCGATCACCACCGCGGATCGGCAGGAACTGGCGGAGTCGTGGAACGGCGACAAACCGGCCGGTCCGGCGTTCACCGACGAGTACCGCGCGGCGAATCGGTTCGAACGCGATTTCGCGGAAGTCGTGCGGGAACTGACCGGGAACGCGCCGCTGGCGGTCTTCATCGACGACCTGGACCGGTGCCGCCCGGGAACCGCGCTTTCGGTACTGGAGGCGCTGCGCATCTTCACCGGCGACGCGCCGTGCGTCTTTGTCATCGCGATGGACCAGGGTGCTTTGACCGACGCCGCTGCCAGGCATTTCGACGGGGACCAGATCCGCGGCAGGCGCTATCTGGAGAAGCTCGTGCACTTCTCCTACCACCTTCCCGGTGTGCGCTGGGAGTCGCTGGGAAACGCGTTGCGGCACCGGCTGAGGTTCCTGCCGGACGACCCGGTGATCTGGGAGGTGATCCGGCTCGGCTTCCAGAACAACCCGCGCCGCGTCCGGCGGTTCGTCGGCACGTACAACCTGACCCTCACCATGCTGTCCGGGGCGGGCGAACAGTCGGACACCCGGATCCGCCAGGTCGCGATCCTGCTCATGCTCCGCCAGGAGCACCCGGACTTCTTCGCCCGGTTGACGACTGATCCGGAGATCTGGCAGCGCTTCACCGCGGCCGTGAACCGGCGGCTGACGCTGGCCGACGACCTCGCTCTGGCCGACCGCGATCCGGACCTGATCCCCATCATGGGCCGGATCGCCGACCGCTCCCGCTTCGCCTTCCCGCCCGCGCCTGCCGCCGATCTCGTGCTGACGCTCAGCGAAGTCGTCGTGATCGCGGGCGTGGTGCCCGAGGAGCAGCCGTGA
- a CDS encoding cytochrome P450 gives MYEPLAEETIGNPFPVYSELRAKQPLFWHERMRSWVVSRYKDCMSVLLQPEIFAGDWRRVGEDIPASSLSIQSLDPPDQRGIRQLVMNGFHEQDLDALGERAFQLSRDTLQRYRGARAFDLIEEIAVPMALDSISRLLGVPTPDRPSFAAISDAIVDSMDEGLRPEVRDAGVAARAQLSELVLEWFAAKPRHGLIGYLVRHRDPATVSEELVVNTTRVMFQAGYSSLSVAAGNAALALLENPESLRALVDGTVRVDTAVDELMRYDGPVQGTSRVCVRDTELGGQVIRRGDVVVVLFASANHDPEQFAAPESLVLDRNPNPHLGFGWGTHVCTGRMHAKVALGGFVRSLTTLPSVPELVGKPVRHRRATVRCLRSLLVALAG, from the coding sequence GTGTACGAACCGTTGGCAGAGGAAACCATCGGGAATCCGTTTCCCGTCTATTCCGAGTTACGCGCGAAACAGCCGCTGTTCTGGCACGAGCGAATGCGTTCGTGGGTGGTCAGCCGTTACAAGGACTGCATGTCGGTTCTGCTCCAGCCGGAGATCTTCGCGGGGGACTGGCGGCGGGTGGGCGAGGACATCCCGGCGTCGAGCCTGAGCATCCAGTCGTTGGACCCGCCGGACCAACGCGGGATCCGCCAGCTGGTGATGAACGGCTTCCACGAGCAGGACCTCGACGCCCTCGGCGAGCGAGCGTTCCAGCTGTCACGCGACACGCTCCAGCGGTACCGGGGAGCCAGGGCGTTCGACCTCATCGAGGAAATCGCCGTGCCGATGGCGCTGGACTCGATCTCCAGGCTGCTGGGCGTGCCCACGCCCGACCGCCCGTCCTTCGCCGCGATCTCCGACGCGATCGTGGACAGCATGGACGAGGGGCTGCGCCCGGAGGTGCGCGACGCGGGCGTCGCGGCACGGGCCCAGCTGAGCGAACTGGTGCTGGAGTGGTTCGCGGCCAAGCCGCGGCACGGCCTGATCGGCTACCTGGTGCGTCACCGCGACCCGGCCACCGTCTCGGAGGAACTGGTCGTCAACACGACTCGCGTCATGTTCCAAGCCGGGTACAGCTCGCTGTCCGTTGCGGCCGGGAACGCCGCGCTGGCGCTGCTGGAGAATCCCGAGAGCCTGCGCGCTCTCGTGGACGGCACTGTGCGAGTCGACACCGCCGTCGACGAGTTGATGCGGTACGACGGCCCGGTCCAGGGCACCAGCAGGGTGTGCGTGCGGGACACCGAACTCGGCGGCCAGGTCATCCGCCGCGGCGACGTGGTGGTGGTGCTCTTCGCGTCGGCCAACCACGACCCCGAGCAGTTCGCGGCACCGGAAAGCCTTGTACTGGACCGCAATCCGAATCCGCACCTCGGCTTCGGGTGGGGGACCCACGTCTGCACCGGCAGGATGCACGCGAAGGTCGCGCTCGGCGGGTTCGTGCGGAGTCTCACGACTCTGCCGTCAGTGCCCGAACTGGTGGGGAAACCGGTCAGGCATCGGCGAGCGACCGTTCGGTGCCTGCGATCCCTGCTCGTCGCGCTGGCTGGTTGA